ATGCACTGGAAGAGGTGTTGTTTCGCGGTTTTTTGCAGGGTTACCTGGAGCAACAGGTGACGCCGTTGCGTGCGGCCTGGCTCAGTGGCGTGGCGTTTGCGGCCTGCCATGCCTTCCTGGCCCTGAGTGTCACCCAGTTGGGCTGGCCGGTGTTGCTGTTTACCCTGATCGAAGGGCTGGCCTGCGCGCTGGTGCGCATGCGCTATGGCGTGCTGGCGGCGACGCTGACCCATGGCACGGCAATCCTGTTGATTGCCGTGCCTTACATGGCTTGAGTTGAAATACGCCCCTGCCACCTTTGTTAACCGCGTTTATTCAGAGGGCAGCGCCGGCGTGCGCGGCGGAATCAGGCGTTTGCTGCCCGTCGCCTCATACGCCGCCGCAAACCGCAGCAGCGCCGAATCATCATAGGCACGCCCGGCAAAGGTGAGCCCGACCGGCATGCCGATATCCGCCATCACGCCCATGGGCACGGTGACGGTGGGCACGCCCAGGTGGCGGATCGCAAGGTTACCGTTGGCCACCCACACGCCGTTGCTCCAGGCAATGTCGGCGCTGGCTTCGTTCACATCGGCGTCCGCAGGGCCTACATCGGCCACGGTCGGGAACAGCACCGCGTCCAGCCCCAGCGTGTCCATCCAGTCCTCCAGGTCGACCCGGCGGGTTTGCTCCAGGCCACGCAGGCCGTCGGGTACGCTGTGGATTTCATTCCACGCAGTGATGCCGCGCTCGGCCATGCGCACGTATTCGTCCATGCCGGCCGCCAGGTCGTCTTCACGGTTGGGCAGGGTGCCCGGGTCGTGGGGGAAGATCTTCGGCCCGTCCACGTCTGCCAGGCGGTTGAGCGCCGGGTCGTTGTTGGCGCGCAGGAAGTCGTCAAAGGCCCAGGCCGAAAGCTCCCACAGTTCATCGTGCAGGAATTGCTTGGAAACCAGGCCACGGGTAAACACGGTCGGTGCGCCCGGGCGGTCGCCTTCGCAGTTGGACACCAGCGGGAAGTCCACCTCAATCACTTCGGCGCCGGCCGCTTCGAGGGCCTGGCGGGCGGCTTGCCACAGGTCGATCACGCTGGCGCGGGTGTTGATCTTCTGCCCGGTCGGGCCGCCGATGCCGGGTTTTTCGCTGGTGCCGGCCTCGGGGTCGGCGTTGATGTACATGCGCGGCACGCCGAAGCGTTTGCCGGCGAGGGACTCAGCGCTCACGGCCAGCTCAGCGTAGGACGCCGGGCGCACCGAGGCGGCGCTGGGGATCGGCACCCAGGGTTGCAGACGCCACAGGTCGCCGCGGGTGTCCGGGTCATCGGCCACCACCACGTCGAGCACTTCCAGCAGGTCGGCCATGGTGCGAGCGTAGGGCACTACCACGTCCATGGTCGGTGTCAGCGGCCAGTTGCCACGCACCGAAATCACCCCACGGGACGGGGTGTAGGCGCACAGCCCATTGTTGGATGCCGGGCCGCGCCCGCTGGACCAGGTTTCTTCAGCCAGACCGAATGCCGCAAAGCTCGCAGCGGTGGCGGTGCCGGCACCGTTGGAGGAGCCGGAGGCGAACGGCGCGGTCAGGTAGTCGGCGTTATACGGGCTTTCGGCACGGCCATACACGCCACGCTGCATCCCGCCATTGGCCATCGGCGGCATATTGGTCTTGCCCAGGCAGATAGCGCCACCGGCCCGCAGGCGTTCGATGGTAAAGGCGTCGCGCTGGGCAACCAGCTTGGCGAAGGCCGGGCTGCCGGAGGCGGCGGTCAGGCCTTTGACCAGGTAACTGTCCTTGGCGGTATAGGGAATGCCATCCAAAGGCCCCAAGGTTTCGCCCTTGGCCCGGCGCGCATCAGCCGCCTCGGCTTCTTTAAGGGCTTCGGGGTTGCGCACCACCACGGCGTTAAGTGCGCCGTCGTAGGCATCGATTCGCGCCAGGTACGCCTGAACCAGTTCAACGGCAGTGGTCTGGCCGGTTTCAAGCGCAGCGCGCAATTGGGCAATCGAGACTTCGGTAACTTGCATCAGGTTTTTTTCGCCGCCTTCAGATGGGGGTATGGCGGCAGTCTACGTACAGATATTTCACAAAACCAGTGCGGCATAATCATCATAGGCGCCGCGATTGCCGTCGGCGCGATTGCGAGACGCAGCGCCTTATCGCTAAGGTGGGCCTCGATTATTTCAAGGAAGAGACAATGCACAGACCCTATATCGCCCTGGCTGCTTTGCTTGGGTTTTCGCTGTACACCCTGGCCACGATGCTCACGGCAGAGCAGTCGCTGCTGGCCTTTGGGCTGGAATTGATGTCGCGGCCGGACACTGCGCAGGTGGTGATTGATCTGTACCTGATGGCGGTGCTGGGGTGTGTGTGGATGTACCGGGATGCGCGCCAAAGAGGGCGCTCGGCAGCCTCGGTGTTGCCTTATTTGTTGCTGACGGCGGTGTTCGTGTCGGTGGGGCCGCTGCTGTATATCGTGGTGAATGGATTCTGTGGCGAGCGAGCCTGCTCGCGTTCGGCCACGAAGCGGCCCCAAGACCCGACGCCAGGGTCTGACTGACACAACCCGGGGGCTTGATGGGGCTGCTGCGCAGCCCAACGCGAGCAAGCTCGCTCGCCACAGAGGGTGATTAGTTGTAGGACCCGGCGCCGGTGCGGTCCACCAGGCGAATGCTGTCGCGGCCGCCACGTTTGGATTCGTAGAGCGTGGTATCGCCTTGCTCGATCAAGGCCGCGAGGCTGGCGGGCGGTTGGTCGAACAGGTTGGCGCCAATGCTCAGCGTCACCGGCTGCGGGGTGGCGAAGGTCTGCGAGGCCAGTTGCTGAAACTGGTCGCGCAGGCGGCTGCCCAGCTCGACTATCTGCTCGGTGGTGGCCTGGTTCAGCAGGATCAGGAATTCATCACCGCCGAGGCGCGCCGCCATCGCGCCCTGGGGCACCACCCCGCGAATCATCTCGCTCAAGGCGATCAACAAACGGTCGCCTGCGGTATGGCCGTAGAGGTCGTTGACGCCTTTGAAGTTGTCGATATCGATCAGTAGCACCGCGCCCGGTTGCGCGGGTGACACTTGGGCCAGCAGGCGTGGTGCGCGCAGATCCAGCGCACGGCGGTTGTACAGGGCGGTGAGCGGATCGCGGGCGGCGAGGCGGGCGATCTGCTGTTCACGCCGGTAGCGCTCGGAGCCGGTCATGGACAGCGCGATCAGCATGATCGCCATGGCGCCTTCCACCAGGGAAACCTGGATGATTTCGCCCTTGAACGCGGCGAGGTCGATCAAGGTGCCCGGGATCACTACCGACAGCGCCTTGGCCACGTAGAACCCCCCCGTGCACCAGCAACACATAGCGCAACTGCACGGCGCCGATGCTCAGCGATTTGCCATGGGGCCGCAGCAGGAAACTCGCCCGCAGGGTCGGCAGCGCCACCAGCAGTGACTGCACCGCCAGCATGGCTTTGGACCAGGGCAGGTCGGGCGGCAACATCAGCATGCCCAGCCAGATAACCAGCATCAGCAGCCACAGCCGCGACAGGCGCACCTGGGTGAACCGCGCCACGCCGAGCAAAAACAGGAAGTGCGCGGTCACCAGCAAGCCATTGGCGAACCAGATGCCGATCACCAGATAGCCATTGATGCGCAGCAAGGCGAGGGTGGAACCGACAGTGATCGTGGCGAAACCGGCGCTCCAGTACAGCAGCGAGGGTTCGCGCACGCTGCGCCATTCCACGGCCAGGTACAGGGCGGCGGCGGCTGCCAGGGCAACGGTGAGTGCCAAAATAGTGGGAGGGTCGAGCGTCATTTCGTGTCGGGTCTGCCTGCGGGTGCGTTTAGACCGGGATTGTAAGCGCACACGCAGGTTTTTCAGAGCACGAACGGTAATGGCATACAGCCAGCCGATGATCGGTGGTTCAGACGCCTTTGGTCGAGGGCAGCAGGATTGTCAGAATCCCCACCAGCGGCAAGAACGAACAGATCTGGTAGACGTACGCGATGCCGTGGCTGTCGGCAAGCAAGCCCAGCAAGGCCGCGCCGATGCCGCTGAAGCCGAACATCAGGCCGAAGAAGATCCCCGCGATCATGCCCACATTGCCCGGCACCAGTTCCTGGGCGAAGACCACGATGGCCGAAAACGCCGAGGCCAGGATAAAACCGATCATCACGCTGAGCACGGCGGTCCAGAACAAATCGACATAGGGCAGGGCCAAGGTGAAGGGTGCCGCGCCGAGGATCGAGAACCAGATAACTTTCTTGCGGCCGATCTTGTCGCCGATCGGGCCGCCGGCGAAGGTGCCCACGGCGACCGCACCGAGGAACAGAAACAGGTACATCTGGGAACTGGCGACCGACAGCTGGAATTTCTCGATCAGGTAGAAGGTGAAGTAGCTGGTCAGGCTGGTCATGTAGAAATACTTGGAGAACACCAGCAGCGCCAGCACCACCAGGGCAAACGTCACGCGGCCTTTGGACAAACCATGGGTGGCCTTGGCGCCTTGCTTGAGTTTGAACAGGTTGAGGTGGTTGCGGTACCAGCGGCTCAACCCATAGAGCACCAGTATCGCGAACACCGCAAACAGGCCGAACCAGGCGATATGGCTCTGGCCGTAAGGAATGATGATCGCCGCCGCGAGCAAGGGCCCCAAGGCGCTGCCGGTGTTGCCGCCGACCTGGAAGGTCGATTGCGCCAAGCCATAGCGCCCGCCGGAGGCCAGGCGCGCAACGCGTGAGGTTTCCGGGTGGAAGGTCGATGAGCCGACGCCTACCAGGCCCGCTGCCAGCAGAATCGCCGGGAAGCTGCCGACAAACGCCAGCATCAGGATGCCGACCAGGGTGCACACCATGCCCGCCGGCAACAGCCACGGCTTGGGGTGGCGGTCGGTGTGGTAGCCGATCCACGGCTGCAGCAGCGAGGCGGTCAGTTGGAAGGTCAGGGTGATCAGGCCCACTTGGGTGAACGTCAGCCCGTAGTTGGCCTTGAGCATCGGGTAAATCGACGGCAGCACGGCCTGGATCAGGTCATTGATCAAATGCGCCAGGGCACAGGCGCCGAGGATGCGCATGACTAACGGGCTTACTTGGGGCGGACTCGATGTTGCGGCAGGTGATGCGGTCAGGGTCGACATGCAGGCATTCCAATCAAGGCAGCAAACAGAGGCAGTCAGTACGGATGCTGGCTGCCCATTTCAAATTGTTTCGGCATTCATGCTAGATTCGGTACAAATGCCTGTCTCGCGTAATTCGGGAGGCAACCATCGCAAAAAGGGCGAAATGATCAAATCACTGGATAAATTTCTGCAGGAGATCGACGCGGGCGAGTGGGCGGTCATCAGCTCGGCCACCGACTACCCGGAAAACTGGGTGATCCCTGAGCATAGCCACGAAAAGCACCAACTACTCTACGCGACCGAAGGCGTGATGGTGGTGCATTCGGCGCAGAACCAATGGACGGTGCCGCCCAATCGCGGTTTCTGGATGCCCAGCGGGCACGTGCATTCCCTGCGTTGCGTGGGGCCGCTGAAAATGCGCAGCGTGTTTGTACGCCCCGACTGTTTCCCCAACTTGCCCACCGAGACCAAGGCGGTGAGCATTTCGCCGCTGCTGAGCGAGCTGATCAAGGCCTCGGTGAGTTTGAAACCGCCGTATGCCGAAGACTCGCGGGACGCACGGATCATGCACCTGATCCTCGACGAGCTGGCCTTGTTGCCGGCCTTGCCGCTGTCGCTGCCGCAGCCCGCCGACCCACGCATCCACCGGATCTGCGAGGCCTGGCAGGACGACCCCGGCGACGCTTCCACCGTGGCCGACTGGAGCGAGCGCCTGGCCCTGGACCAGAAAACCATTCAGCGGCTGTTCCGCAAGGAAACCGGCATGACCTTCGGCCAGTGGCGCCAACAGGCACGGCTGCTGCTGGCGCTGGAGCGCATTGCGGTGGGGCAGAAGATTATCGATGTGGCCCTGGAGCTGGGCTATGAAAGCCCCAGCGCGTTTACCAGCATGTTCAAGAAACAGTTTGGCAAGACGCCGAGTCTGTTTTTCAGGTAGGGCTATTGATCGCCAGTGGTCAAATTGGCGTAGAAGATGCAGCCGATCAGCCGCGCAAACAGGCTGAGGGTTTCCGGCAGGTTGGGGTCGTCAAACAGCATCGCCCTGGAATCCAGCGCACACAACGCACCGAACAGGCGGCCATCGGGCAGGAAGATCGGCGCTCCGGCGTAGCTCTCGATGGCGTATTGCTTGACCACCGGGCGTGCGGCAAAACGGCCATTCTGGCTGACTTGCGGGATAAACAAGGTCTGCGGGTTGATGCAGAACTCACTGCACAGGGTGGTTTCGAGGTCGAGCACGTCATTGACATGAATGCCCATGTCGACGGTGTCGTGCACCGAGCAGACGACCCATTCGAGGTCGGTGAACTTGGCGATGCCGGCAAAGCGCATGCCGGTCAGGCGGGTAACCAGCTGCAGGATGCTGGTGGTGGCTTCTATTTCGGCGATGGCAGCGCGTTCATCGGCGCTGAGTAATGACTGTGCGTAGGTGACGCTGGGGACCATGCTAAACACTCCAACGGCGTGGCGGCCGAGGCCGCCACGCACGATCTGTCTCAGTTAATGCGTGGATGCTGCTGCACCAGATTCTGGCGCTTGGCTTCCAATGCGGCAATCTCGGCGTCGATGTCTTCGATTTTCTGCTCGATATTGTCGTGATGTTCCTGCAGCAACTCCTTGGCTTCTTCCATATCGGAAGCGGCCGGCGCTGCGCCGCGCAGGGGTTTGTTGGCGGTTTCCTTCATGGTCAGGCCGGTGATCAGGCCAATCACGGCAAACACCATCAGGTAATAGGCGGGCATGAACAGGTCGTTGGTGCTTTCCACCAGCCACGCCACGGCGGTCGGCGTGACACCGGCGACCAGTACCGAGATGTTGAAGGCACTGGCCAGCGCGCTGTAGCGCAGGTGGGTGGGGAACATCGCGGGCAGGGTCGAGGCCATCACGCCGATAAAGAAATTCAGGATCACGGCGAGGATCAGCAGGCCGGCAAAGATCAGCCCGGTCTTGCCGCTGGTAATCAGCATAAAGGCCGGAATCGCCAGGAACAGCAGGCCGATGCTGCCGGCGATAATGAAGGGCTTGCGGCCGATCTTGTCGCTGACAAAGCCGATAAATGGCTGCACAAACAGCATGCCGACCATGATTGCGATGATGATCAGTACGCCGCTGTTTTCGGAGTAGTGCAGGTTATGCGACAGGTAGCTCGGCATATACGTGAGCAGCATGTAGTACGTCACGTTGGTGGCGGCGACGATACCGATGCAGGTCAGCAGGCTGCGCCAGTGCTTGGTGGCGATTTCCTTGAACGACACTTTGGGGCCGTGGGTCAGGCCCTCGCGGTCGCCTTGTTCGAGTTTGTCGACGTGCTGCTGGAACGCCGGGGTTTCTTCCAAGGCGTGGCGCAGGTACAGGCCGATCATGCCCAGGGGCAGGGCCAGGAAGAACGGCAGGCGCCAGCCCCAGGCTTCGAAGTCCGCTTCGCCGAGCACGCTGGAAATCAGCACCACCACGCCGGCACCGAGCACGAAACCGGCGATGGAGCCAAAGTCCAGCCAACTGCCGAGGAAGCCGCGCTTGCGATCCGGCGCGTATTCAGCGACGAAAATCGAGGCGCCGGTGTACTCACCGCCCACCGAGAAACCCTGGGCCATCTTGCACAGCAGCAACAGGATCGGCGCCCAGATGCCGATGGAGGCATACCCGGGGATCAGGCCGATGGCGAAGGTGCTCAGGGACATGATCACGATGGTGGCGGCGAGGACTTTCTGTCGCCCGTATTTATCACCCAGCGCGCCAAAGAACAGGCCGCCCAGGGGGCGAATCAGGAAGGGCACGGAGAAGGTGGCCAGTGCGGCGATCATTTGGACGCTGGGCGAGGCGTCGGGGAAAAACACCTTGCCGAGCACATAGGCGACAAACCCGTAGACGCCGAAGTCGAACCATTCCATGGCGTTACCCAGTGCGGCGGCGGTGATCGCCTTGCGCATCTTGGCATCGTCGACGATGGTGATGTCTTTCAAACCGATGGGTTTGACGCTTTTCTTACGTAATTTCATGCGGGCCACTCTAAAACTGAACAGGGGAGGTGCCATCGTTGCAATGGCACCGCTCTGTCAGTTCAGATACAACTGCATACGAAATAATTCACCACTATTTGTGTTTTTTTGCAGCGGTAACGGATTTTTGTGTTTAGCGGGCTTTTGTGGTGGATGGGGCCTGATGGGTGGGCAGGCCACGTAAGTTCGATTGGCAAAACAAATAACCCTGTGCACGGAAAAAAGGAGCCAATCAAATGCCACACTCACGCCTGGTCTATCGCAAGCCACACTCGGCGGATGTGCAGCGATTGTTCGCGATCTTCGGTGACCCGCAGACCAACCTCTTCAATCCCTCCGGCCCCATGCCTAACCTTGCCGCCGCCCAGCGCCTGCTCGACCACTGGCTGGAACAGTGGGCCACTCTGGGCTATGGCTGGTGGGCCATCGCTCATCGCAACGCACCGGAACACATCATCGGGTTTGGCGGCATCGCGCCGCTCAATTACCTCACGCAGCGGCGTATCAACCTGGGCTACCGTTTCGCCGTGCAAGCCTGGGGGCAGGGCTATGCCACCGAGGTGGCGCGTGATGCGCTGGTGCTAGCGTTTGAAAGCCTGGGGCTGCCCGAGGTGTTCGGTCTGGTGCGGCCGGACCACGCCGCGTCGATCCGGGTGCTGGAAAAGGTCGGCATGCAACCATTTGGCGTACTCGATGACGTGCCCGGCAAAGCGCCCAGCCTGGTGATGCGGGTTTGTCATCCTACAACTCGTCTCATCTGACACTTTTCACACCGGTGTGATACCCCACAAAAACCGCAATCTTTCAGATTGACAGCGCAAAGGGAGCCCGATATAAAAGTCACAGTTGTACGACGACATATGACGTTACATATGTCCTACCTAACAAAAATAAAAAGTGATGCCATGAACTTGAACGAGCCCATCAACGCCCACCGCGTTGGCCAGGCGGTAGGCAACTATCGCTGGACCATCTGCGCGATGCTGTTCTTCGCGACCACCGTCAACTACCTCGACCGCCAGGTGCTCAGCCTGCTGGCGCCGCAGTTGTCGACGCAATTTGGCTGGAGCAACACCGACTACGCCAACATTGCCGCGGTGTTCCAGTTTGTTTATGCGATTTCCATGCTGTTTGCCGGGCGCTTTGTCGACAAGATCGGCACCAAGGCCGCCTACGTCGTTGCGATTGGCATCTGGTCCACCGGCGCGATCATGCATGCGTTTGCGGTGCCGATGGGCGAGGGCATCGCGGCGGTCAGTGGGGCGATCGGGCTGGCAGTCATTCCGGTCTCGATTGCCGGCTTCATGCTGTCGCGCGCCGTGCTGGCGATTGGCGAGGCGGGTAACTTCCCGATTGCGATCAAGGCCACCGCCGAGTATTTCCCGAAGAAAGAACGCTCCCTGGCCACCGGTATTTTCAACTCCGGGGCCAACGTGGGCGCGATCCTGGCACCGATCTGCGTGCCGCTGATTGCCGGGATCTGGGGCTGGGAAGCGGCCTTTATGGTGATCGGCATGCTCGGCTTCGTGTGGGTGGCGATCTGGGCCGCTATCTATGAAAAGCCTGACCAGCAAAAGCGCCTGTCGGCCGAAGAGCTGGCCTATATCCGCAGCGACCAGACGGTGCAGCCGTTCACCCTGGCGCCTGCCGGCACGCCGGTGAAAAAAGTCTCGTGGTTCAAGCTGCTCACCTATCGTCAGACTTGGGCCTTTGCCTTCGGCAAGTTCATGACCGACGGCGTGTGGTGGTTCTTCCTGTTCTGGCTGCCCACCTACCTGTCGGCGCAATACGGCATGAAAGGCGCGGACATCGTGATGCCGCTGGCCGTGCTGTACAGCATGACCATGGTCGGCAGTATCGGCGGCGGCTGGTTCCCCAGCTACTTTATGGCCCGGGGTGATGCACCCTACGACGGCCGCATGAAAGCCATGCTGCTGATCGCACTGTTCCCGCTGGTGGTATTGCTGGCGCAGCCGTTGGGCTATATCAGCTTCTGGGTGCCGGTGCTGCTGATTGGTGTGGGCGCTTCCGCGCACCAGGCGTGGTCGTGCAACATTTTCACCACCGTTTCCGACATGTTCCCGCAAAAAACCGTGGCTTCGGTGGTCGGTATCGGCGGCATGGCGGGTGGCCTGGGTGGCGTGGTGATGACCAAGATCGGCGGCTGGGTGTTCGACTACTACAAGTCGATCAACGATATTCACACCGGCTACATGATCATGTTCGCGATCTGCGCCCTGGCCTACCTGGTGGCCTGGAGCGTGATGAAGACGCTGGTGCCGCGTCACAAGGAAATCACTGATTTGTAAGGCACAACCTCCCGCGCCGGGCAGCGCGGGAGGGCTTTTTAGAGTGTGCGGCTCCAGGTTTCGCTGATCAGTGATTTACCGAAGCTGACGGTGGGTTCTTCCTCCGTCAACTCGAACCCGGCTTTCTGATAGAGCTTGCGCGCATCGGTCAGGATGTTCACGGTCCACAGCAGCATGCTGCTGTAGCCGGCCTGCCGGGCAAACCGCAGGCATTCATCCACCAGGCGCTGGCCGATCCCCATGCCACGTGCGTTGGCGTCCACATAGAGCATGCGCAGCTTGGCGGTGCTGTCATCATGGCGCACCACAAATACCGAGCCCACCACTTCGCCGTCCTTCTCCGCGATCCAGCAGCGCTCGCACGCCGGGTCGAACTCGCGCAAATACTTGGCGACTATCTCTGCCACCAATGCTTCGAACTCCCAATTCCAACCATATTCACGGGCGTACAGCGCCGATTGCTGCTGCACCACCAGGCCCATATCGCCAGGTTGCGGGTCGCGCAGCAGGTAGCTCGGCGCGGTGCCTTGCAGCAGGGTCTGGATGCGTTTCATGGCGTCGGTCAGTTGGCGTTGCTGGGGTTCCGGCAGGCCGCCGAGCAGGGCGATGACTTCGTTCTGGGTTTGTTGCTCCAGTGGCGCCAACACGCTGCGGCCGAGGTCGCTGAGGTGTAACAGCACGGCACGCGCATCGGTGACGGAGCGGACTTTCTGGATCAGGCGCTTTTTCTCGAGCCCGCTGGTCAGCCGGCTCAGGTAACCCGCGTCCAGGCTGAGCATCTGGCACAGGTCGGCACTGGTCAGGTCGCCACGCGAAGACAGTTCGTACATCACGCGGATTTCTGTCAGGGAAAAATCGCTTTGCAGCAGGTGTTCCTGCAACACGCCGATCTGGTGGGTGTAAAAGCGATTGAAGCCGCGCACGATGCCGGCGCGTTCCACAAGCAGAGGGGTAGACATGGCGGATGCTCGAATGGTTGCCTGAGGCAATTATATTGTTGCCTCAGGCAAGCATGTCAACCATTTTGCTTAACGGTTACGCGTCACTCGCCAGACGGTATTGGCCAAGTCATCGGCAATGATCAGCGCGCCTTTGGGGTCCACTGTCACGCCCACCGGGCGGCCCCGGGTCTTGCCGTCGTCACCGCGAAACCCGGTGGCGAAATCAATCGGCTCACCGGACGGCTTGCCATTGCTGAACGGCACGAAGATCACCTTGTAGCCCACCGGGTTATCGCGGTTCCAGCTGCCGTGTTCGCCAACAAACACACCGTCGGCGAACGTGTCGCCCATGGCCGGGATGGAAAAGTCCACGCCCAGCGCCGCCACGTGGGAACCCAGGCTGTAATCCGGCTTGATCGCGGAGGCGACTTTGGCCGGGTTCTGCGGTTGGGCGCGTGGGTCGACGTTCTGGCCCCAATAGCTGTAGGGCCAGCCGTAGAAGGCGCCTTCGCGTACAGAAGTCAGGTAGTCCGGCACCAGGTCGGGGCCCAGTTCGTCACGTTCGTTGACCACCGTCCACAGTTGCCCGGTATCGGGTTGGATGGTCAGTGCGGTGGGGTTGCGCAGGCCGGTGGCATAGGGTTTGTGCGCGCCGGTGGTCGCGTCGATCTGCCAGACCATCGCCCGGTCGATTTCCACTTCCATGCCGCGTTCTGTGACGTTGCTGTTGGAGCCGATGCCCACATACAGCTGACGGCCATCGGCGCTCACGGCGAGGGACTTGGTCCAGTGGTGGTTGATCTGTGCGGGCAGGTCGGTGACCTTGGTCGGCGGGCCGCCGGCTTTGGTCTGGCCGTCGGCGTAGT
The genomic region above belongs to Pseudomonas poae and contains:
- a CDS encoding sorbosone dehydrogenase family protein; the protein is MNKLHTLTLLSAALLLSACGAEGDKTQARGPDPKLPEQQSSLLPSMKIAEPAPWGEQKPKVPEGFSVTAIATDLAIPRQTLVLPNGDILIAEGRGGSAAKLKPKDVIASLIKAEGNTKVKGGNRLTLLRDADGDGTYELKTIFADNLNAPYGLAFANGKLYVANQDALVSFDYADGQTKAGGPPTKVTDLPAQINHHWTKSLAVSADGRQLYVGIGSNSNVTERGMEVEIDRAMVWQIDATTGAHKPYATGLRNPTALTIQPDTGQLWTVVNERDELGPDLVPDYLTSVREGAFYGWPYSYWGQNVDPRAQPQNPAKVASAIKPDYSLGSHVAALGVDFSIPAMGDTFADGVFVGEHGSWNRDNPVGYKVIFVPFSNGKPSGEPIDFATGFRGDDGKTRGRPVGVTVDPKGALIIADDLANTVWRVTRNR